The Takifugu rubripes unplaced genomic scaffold, fTakRub1.2, whole genome shotgun sequence genome includes a window with the following:
- the LOC115248479 gene encoding LRP chaperone MESD-like, which produces MSPVLGRSLRPPLLLLLLLLCALFLTNSAADSKEKPRKKKDIRDYNDADMARLLEQWEEDDDIEEGDLPEHKRAPPPIDFSKVDPSKPEELLKLSKKGKTLMVFATVSGEPTEKETEEITGLWQGSLFNANFDIQRFVVGSNRVIFMLRDGSVAWEVKDFLVSQERCVDVTVEGQVFPGKAAQKDDAKKKSQAEPQKRAAPRKQEL; this is translated from the exons ATGTCGCCTGTGCTCGGACGGTCGCTgcggccgccgctgctgctgctgctgctgcttctttgcGCCCTTTTCCTCACAAATTCAGCCGCAGACAGCAAAGAGAAGCCCCGGAAGAAGAAGGACATCCGAGACTACAATGACGCGGACATGGCGCGGCTGCTGGAGCAGTGGGAG GAGGACGACGACATCGAGGAGGGGGACCTCCCTGAGCACAAGAGGGCTCCTCCTCCCATCGACTTCTCCAAAGTGGACCCCTCCAAGCCCGAAGAGCTGCTGAAGTTGTCCAAGAAGGGCAAGACCTTGATGGTGTTCGCCACGGTGTCGGGCGAGCCCACCGAGAAGGAAACGGAGGAGATCACCGGCCTGTGGCAGGGCAGCCTCTTCAACGCCAATTTTGACATCCAGAG GTTCGTGGTGGGTTCCAACAGGGTCATTTTCATGCTGCGCGACGGCAGCGTGGCCTGGGAGGTCAAGGACTTCCTGGTGTCCCAGGAGCGCTGCGTGGATGTGACGGTGGAGGGCCAAGTGTTCCCGGGGAAGGCTGCTCAGAAGGACGACGCTAAAAAGAAGAGCCAGGCGGAGCCACAGAAGCGCGCTGCTCCCCGCAAACAGGAGCTGTGA